Proteins co-encoded in one Christiangramia fulva genomic window:
- a CDS encoding DUF885 domain-containing protein: MIKKILVPLFLVFILAGCKNNEANSETAQNENVSAKLDTILHNYYEDGLKLNPISATTAGDMRYNDKFPNFLSEDYRDSLRNYYKYYQQRVHDLDTSALSESEKMSVAILNWECNMNLETLQFKKDKYMPIDQMWSVNLFMGQLASGVGAQPFKTVEDYEDWLRRVDGFLIWMKSAKDNMKEGMEQGYVLPASLIRKVIPQMQAMAKEDVENHLFYGPLKHFPDSFSEEEKERITEEYRKMITEKVIPAYKEMHAFMKNEYLPKGRESSGIADIPNGEEYYKHQIKLYTTTDMTADEIHQLGLSEVERISKEMEKVKEQVGYKGDLKSFFDYVRNNKDLMPYSKPEEVIAHFQDIYDRVKPNLDKLFSLKPKTPFEIRRTEAFREESASAEYNPGSVDGSRPGIFYVPVPDASAYNIYSDESLFLHEAIPGHHYQISLTQENEDLPDFRKTLWYSGYGEGWALYSESLGKELGLYTDPYQYFGMLSAEMHRAIRLVVDTGLHSKGWSREKAIQYSLDHEADSKASVTAEIERYMANPGQALSYKIGQMKIMELRDKAKKELGDKFDIREYHKQVLETGCIPLQLLENKIDRWISENK, translated from the coding sequence ATGATCAAAAAAATTTTAGTTCCGTTGTTTCTGGTGTTCATTCTTGCCGGATGTAAAAATAACGAGGCAAACAGCGAAACAGCTCAAAATGAGAATGTCAGCGCGAAACTAGATACCATCTTACATAATTATTATGAAGACGGCCTAAAGCTGAATCCTATTAGTGCAACCACTGCCGGGGATATGCGCTACAATGACAAATTTCCTAATTTCCTTTCTGAAGATTACAGGGATAGTCTAAGAAATTATTACAAGTATTATCAGCAAAGGGTTCATGATTTAGATACTTCAGCGCTATCAGAATCTGAAAAAATGAGCGTGGCTATTCTAAACTGGGAGTGCAACATGAATCTGGAAACACTTCAGTTTAAAAAAGATAAGTATATGCCCATAGACCAAATGTGGTCCGTCAATCTTTTTATGGGACAACTGGCCAGCGGTGTTGGTGCGCAGCCGTTTAAAACGGTTGAAGATTATGAAGACTGGCTTAGAAGAGTGGATGGTTTCCTGATTTGGATGAAATCGGCTAAAGATAATATGAAAGAAGGGATGGAGCAGGGTTATGTGTTGCCGGCTTCGTTGATCAGAAAAGTGATTCCTCAGATGCAGGCCATGGCCAAAGAAGATGTTGAAAATCATTTGTTCTATGGTCCGTTAAAGCATTTTCCGGATAGTTTTTCTGAAGAAGAAAAAGAAAGGATCACCGAAGAATACAGAAAGATGATCACTGAAAAAGTGATTCCCGCCTATAAGGAGATGCATGCGTTCATGAAGAACGAATATTTGCCGAAGGGAAGAGAAAGCAGTGGAATTGCCGATATCCCAAATGGGGAAGAATACTACAAACACCAGATAAAGCTTTACACTACTACTGATATGACTGCCGATGAGATCCATCAGCTGGGTCTGAGCGAGGTGGAGCGCATTTCGAAAGAAATGGAAAAAGTCAAGGAGCAGGTTGGTTATAAAGGTGATCTAAAATCATTTTTCGATTATGTGCGCAACAATAAAGATTTGATGCCTTACAGCAAACCGGAAGAGGTGATCGCGCATTTTCAGGATATCTATGATCGCGTAAAGCCGAATCTTGATAAACTTTTCAGCCTAAAACCCAAAACTCCTTTCGAAATTAGAAGAACCGAAGCTTTCAGGGAAGAATCGGCAAGTGCAGAATACAATCCGGGATCGGTGGACGGCAGCCGTCCGGGAATTTTCTATGTTCCGGTTCCCGATGCGAGTGCTTATAATATTTATAGTGATGAATCTCTTTTTCTACATGAAGCGATTCCAGGACATCATTACCAAATCTCGCTTACCCAGGAAAATGAGGATTTACCTGATTTCAGAAAAACCCTCTGGTATAGCGGCTATGGTGAAGGCTGGGCGCTTTATTCTGAATCTTTAGGAAAAGAACTCGGTTTGTATACCGATCCGTATCAATATTTTGGAATGCTCAGTGCCGAAATGCACCGGGCGATACGATTGGTAGTCGATACCGGCTTACACAGTAAAGGCTGGTCCAGGGAAAAAGCGATTCAATATTCGCTGGATCACGAGGCCGATTCTAAAGCCAGCGTTACTGCAGAAATCGAGCGCTATATGGCCAATCCCGGTCAGGCGCTTTCCTATAAGATAGGCCAGATGAAGATCATGGAGCTTAGAGATAAAGCTAAGAAAGAACTTGGGGATAAATTTGATATACGTGAATATCATAAGCAGGTATTGGAGACGGGCTGTATCCCGCTTCAATTGCTGGAGAATAAGATCGATCGCTGGATTAGCGAAAACAAGTAA
- a CDS encoding DUF4440 domain-containing protein, whose protein sequence is MKVFKLFPLFVLLIFASCDNQNRENENMEEETSFTNPEEMNRNWVNAWNSNQPDSLEAMTADDAVLLLEGGKMYDRDSISSWYEKGASMMKDLKTNAEIKNSDDHFAYEAGTYSHNYKNDSTDTKYEGTYVVIWERDSLDWKVKVMSITDKAPDSTAANME, encoded by the coding sequence ATGAAAGTATTTAAATTATTTCCATTATTTGTCCTTTTAATTTTTGCCAGCTGTGATAATCAAAACCGTGAAAATGAAAACATGGAAGAAGAAACCAGCTTTACCAATCCGGAGGAGATGAATCGAAACTGGGTCAATGCCTGGAACAGCAATCAGCCAGACAGTCTTGAGGCCATGACTGCCGATGATGCCGTTTTATTGCTGGAAGGGGGAAAGATGTATGACAGGGATAGTATTTCTTCCTGGTATGAAAAAGGTGCATCAATGATGAAAGACCTGAAAACAAATGCTGAAATAAAGAATTCTGACGATCATTTTGCTTACGAAGCCGGTACCTATTCCCACAATTATAAAAACGACAGTACAGACACTAAATATGAAGGTACTTACGTGGTAATTTGGGAAAGGGATAGCCTTGACTGGAAGGTAAAAGTGATGAGTATAACCGACAAAGCTCCTGACAGCACTGCTGCCAATATGGAATAA
- the leuS gene encoding leucine--tRNA ligase — translation MSYHFNKIEEKWQKYWAENQTFRASNDSDKEKYYVLDMFPYPSGAGLHVGHPLGYIASDIYARFKRHKGFNVLHPQGYDSFGLPAEQYAIQTGQHPALTTEKNIKRYREQLDKIGFSFDWSREVRTSEPNYYKWTQWIFIQLFESWYDLEAEKSRPVTELEEIFSSEGNTRINAACDDDTESFSAEEWRNFSSEEKQRILLKYRLTYLAETEVNWCPQLGTVLANDEIVNGVSERGGYPVVRKKMTQWSMRISAFAERLLQDLDKIDWTESLKESQRNWIGKSVGAMVEFKVLNSSQPQPFPKGREQTRFTGKKEIAGELLHRAKEMRKNPTSAESLLWEKLRTKKLDAKFRRQHPIDQYIVDFVCLSKKLIVEVDGEIHQFQKAQDEEREDVLVQKLGYHLLRFSNEEVLRDPKKVADQIQEKLNSLSFGEGGGEDNIPPSGARGIKVFTTRPDTIFGVTFMTLAPEHELVPKITTDEQREEVEAYIAATAKRSERDRMADVKTISGVFTGAYAEHPFTKEPVPIWIGDYVLAGYGTGAVMAVPCGDQRDYEFAKHFDLPIRNIFENVDISEEAFAGKEGTVIANSDFLSGLKYKEALNKAILKLEEIGQGYGKTNYRLRDAVFSRQRYWGEPFPVYYVNGLPQMIEKEHLPLRLPEVEKYLPTETGEPPLGNATDWAWDTNQNKVVSNKMLKQGQQDGSDDNGIYPLELNTMPGWAGSSWYLFRYMDPHNEDRFVSEEAQKYWENVDLYIGGSEHATGHLLYSRFWTKFLYDRGWLTVEEPFKKLINQGMILGTSAFVYRLEGENKFISKNLISDKTVQPIHADVSLVNSSDELDIEGFKKWRPEFSDAEFITEEDGIYKVGREVEKMSKSKYNVVNPDDICEDYGADTLRMYEMFLGPLEQAKPWNTAGITGVHSFLKKLWKLYHDGEEFSVSEEKASADSLKTLHKTIKKVTEDIENFSFNTSVSTFMICVNELTAQKCNSKEVLEPLAILIAPYAPHIAEELWEKLGHSESVVYAKYPEYEEKYLVESTKNYPISFNGKMRFTMELPLDMSKDEIEKTVLTDDRTKNQLDGSTPKKIIVVPGKIVNIVV, via the coding sequence ATGAGTTACCACTTTAATAAGATCGAGGAAAAATGGCAAAAGTACTGGGCTGAAAATCAGACTTTCCGTGCTTCGAATGATTCTGATAAAGAAAAATATTACGTGTTGGACATGTTTCCCTATCCGTCTGGTGCGGGGCTTCATGTAGGTCACCCGCTGGGATATATTGCCAGCGATATCTATGCCCGTTTCAAGCGTCATAAAGGCTTTAATGTTTTGCACCCGCAGGGATATGACAGCTTCGGACTTCCGGCCGAGCAGTATGCCATACAAACCGGGCAACATCCCGCTCTCACCACTGAAAAAAATATCAAACGCTATCGGGAGCAACTTGATAAGATCGGTTTTTCTTTCGACTGGAGTCGTGAAGTGCGCACCAGCGAACCTAATTATTATAAGTGGACACAGTGGATCTTTATTCAGCTTTTTGAAAGCTGGTATGATCTTGAAGCTGAAAAATCCAGGCCTGTCACAGAGCTGGAAGAGATATTTTCTTCAGAAGGAAATACCAGGATCAATGCCGCCTGTGATGATGATACCGAATCTTTTTCAGCCGAAGAATGGAGAAACTTTTCTTCCGAAGAAAAGCAGCGAATATTACTTAAATATCGTCTAACCTATCTCGCCGAAACCGAAGTGAACTGGTGCCCGCAACTCGGAACTGTGCTGGCCAACGATGAAATTGTAAACGGTGTTTCTGAACGAGGAGGTTACCCTGTGGTTCGAAAAAAAATGACCCAGTGGAGCATGCGGATTTCGGCCTTTGCTGAAAGGCTTCTCCAGGATCTTGATAAAATCGACTGGACCGAAAGTTTAAAGGAAAGCCAGCGTAACTGGATTGGGAAATCGGTTGGAGCGATGGTGGAATTCAAGGTGTTGAATTCATCCCAACCCCAGCCCTTCCCGAAGGGAAGGGAGCAAACACGCTTTACTGGAAAAAAAGAAATTGCAGGTGAGTTACTTCACAGGGCAAAGGAAATGAGAAAAAATCCTACCTCTGCGGAATCCCTGCTATGGGAAAAGCTAAGGACCAAAAAATTGGATGCGAAGTTCAGGAGACAGCATCCCATTGACCAATATATTGTTGATTTCGTTTGTCTGTCAAAAAAACTAATTGTTGAAGTTGATGGGGAGATACATCAATTTCAAAAGGCTCAGGATGAAGAAAGAGAAGATGTTCTGGTGCAAAAATTGGGGTATCATCTACTCCGTTTTTCGAATGAGGAAGTACTTCGTGATCCCAAAAAAGTTGCTGACCAGATTCAGGAGAAGTTAAACTCCCTCTCCTTTGGAGAGGGCGGGGGAGAGGATAATATTCCCCCTTCTGGGGCCAGGGGGATCAAGGTCTTCACTACTCGTCCCGATACGATTTTTGGGGTGACCTTCATGACCCTGGCACCTGAACATGAGCTTGTTCCAAAAATCACTACTGATGAACAACGCGAAGAAGTAGAAGCCTATATCGCGGCGACCGCGAAACGAAGTGAGCGTGATCGCATGGCCGATGTAAAGACTATCAGCGGTGTTTTCACCGGCGCTTATGCCGAACATCCGTTTACCAAAGAGCCTGTGCCGATCTGGATTGGCGATTATGTGCTCGCCGGCTACGGAACCGGTGCCGTAATGGCCGTTCCCTGTGGCGACCAGCGGGATTATGAATTCGCGAAACATTTCGATTTGCCTATCAGGAATATTTTTGAAAATGTGGATATTTCAGAAGAAGCCTTTGCCGGAAAAGAAGGAACGGTGATCGCGAATTCCGATTTTTTAAGCGGACTTAAATATAAAGAAGCGCTTAATAAGGCAATCCTGAAACTGGAAGAAATCGGCCAGGGTTATGGAAAGACTAATTACAGGTTGCGGGATGCGGTTTTCAGTCGTCAGCGTTATTGGGGAGAACCTTTCCCTGTATATTATGTGAACGGATTGCCACAAATGATCGAAAAAGAACATTTGCCTCTTCGTTTGCCTGAAGTGGAGAAATACTTACCTACCGAAACCGGGGAGCCGCCCCTGGGCAATGCTACCGACTGGGCCTGGGATACAAACCAGAATAAAGTTGTTTCTAATAAGATGCTGAAACAAGGTCAGCAAGACGGTTCTGATGACAATGGAATATATCCTCTGGAACTGAATACAATGCCGGGTTGGGCGGGGAGTAGCTGGTACCTTTTCAGGTATATGGATCCGCATAATGAAGATCGTTTTGTTTCTGAAGAAGCACAGAAATACTGGGAAAATGTTGATCTATATATAGGGGGAAGCGAACATGCTACCGGTCATTTACTGTATTCACGTTTCTGGACCAAATTTTTATATGATCGCGGCTGGCTGACCGTGGAAGAGCCCTTTAAAAAACTCATAAACCAGGGGATGATTTTGGGAACCAGCGCTTTTGTTTATCGTCTCGAAGGAGAGAACAAGTTTATTTCCAAAAATTTGATCAGTGATAAAACAGTACAGCCAATCCATGCTGATGTTTCCCTGGTAAATTCATCTGATGAACTGGATATTGAAGGTTTTAAAAAGTGGAGACCCGAATTTTCCGATGCTGAATTCATCACCGAAGAAGACGGGATCTATAAAGTGGGTCGGGAGGTCGAAAAGATGTCAAAATCCAAATACAATGTGGTAAATCCCGATGATATCTGTGAGGATTATGGTGCCGATACTTTACGAATGTATGAGATGTTCCTCGGGCCTCTGGAGCAGGCTAAACCCTGGAACACCGCCGGGATCACCGGCGTTCATAGTTTCCTGAAAAAGCTTTGGAAACTTTACCACGATGGGGAGGAATTTTCTGTTTCTGAGGAAAAAGCTTCAGCCGATTCTTTAAAGACACTCCATAAGACCATCAAAAAAGTTACTGAAGATATTGAGAATTTCAGTTTCAATACCTCGGTTTCTACTTTTATGATCTGCGTGAATGAACTTACGGCTCAAAAATGTAATAGTAAAGAAGTGTTGGAGCCGCTTGCCATTCTGATTGCTCCTTATGCACCTCATATTGCTGAAGAATTATGGGAAAAATTGGGCCATAGTGAATCGGTAGTTTATGCGAAATACCCTGAATATGAAGAGAAATATTTAGTAGAGAGTACCAAGAACTATCCTATTTCTTTTAACGGAAAGATGCGTTTTACTATGGAATTGCCTTTAGATATGTCTAAAGATGAAATCGAGAAAACAGTCTTGACTGATGACCGCACAAAAAATCAGCTTGACGGGTCTACCCCTAAAAAAATAATAGTAGTTCCGGGAAAAATTGTAAATATCGTAGTTTAA
- the ald gene encoding alanine dehydrogenase yields MKIGIPKEISNSENRVGMTPAGVLELTKLGHHVFVQSGAGENSGFDDEDYYVSGAKILPTIDRVYEQSEMIVKVKEPVEQEYDMIREDQIIFTFFHFASNKKLTEAMMKSKAVCIAYETVEEDDGSLPLLIPMSEVAGRMAIQQGAKYLEKPVKGKGLLLGGVPGVPPGKVLVLGAGTVGIQAAKMAAGLGAQVTILDVNMNKLRHVNDIMPSHVVTEFSNEYNIRKHIKTSDLVIGGILIAGARSPKLITRDMLKEMQPGAVIVDVAVDQGGCFETTRPTTHEEPAYIIDDIVHYCVSNMPGAVPHTSTVALTNVTLPYVLKLAENGWEKACRDDNALARGINIVNGKVVCEPILEAFGWKEAMA; encoded by the coding sequence ATGAAAATCGGGATTCCAAAAGAGATCAGTAATAGTGAGAACAGGGTGGGAATGACTCCTGCTGGCGTTCTTGAGCTTACCAAATTAGGTCATCATGTTTTTGTTCAATCGGGGGCCGGAGAAAACAGCGGTTTCGATGATGAAGATTATTATGTGAGCGGTGCGAAAATTCTTCCGACCATAGACAGGGTTTATGAGCAAAGCGAAATGATCGTTAAGGTTAAGGAGCCAGTTGAGCAGGAATATGATATGATAAGGGAAGATCAGATTATTTTTACCTTTTTTCATTTTGCTTCCAATAAAAAACTCACCGAAGCCATGATGAAAAGTAAGGCGGTTTGTATCGCTTATGAAACGGTGGAAGAAGATGATGGTTCCCTTCCCTTATTAATTCCCATGAGCGAAGTTGCGGGTAGAATGGCGATTCAGCAGGGAGCAAAATATCTTGAGAAACCTGTTAAGGGGAAAGGTTTATTGCTGGGAGGGGTTCCCGGTGTGCCACCCGGAAAAGTGCTCGTATTAGGGGCGGGAACCGTGGGTATCCAGGCAGCAAAAATGGCAGCAGGACTGGGAGCTCAGGTCACTATTCTGGATGTGAATATGAACAAACTTCGGCATGTGAACGATATCATGCCCAGCCATGTGGTAACCGAATTTTCTAATGAATATAACATCCGTAAGCATATAAAAACAAGTGATCTGGTGATCGGAGGCATTCTTATTGCAGGTGCCCGATCACCAAAACTGATCACCCGCGATATGCTGAAAGAAATGCAACCCGGAGCGGTAATCGTAGATGTGGCAGTAGATCAGGGAGGTTGTTTTGAAACCACAAGGCCAACCACTCACGAAGAGCCGGCATATATTATAGACGATATTGTGCATTATTGCGTAAGTAATATGCCGGGGGCGGTACCCCATACTTCTACGGTAGCACTTACCAATGTTACCTTGCCGTATGTTTTAAAACTTGCTGAAAACGGCTGGGAAAAAGCCTGTCGCGATGATAATGCGCTTGCCCGCGGAATTAATATCGTTAACGGAAAAGTAGTTTGCGAACCTATACTCGAAGCCTTTGGCTGGAAAGAAGCGATGGCCTGA
- the rimM gene encoding ribosome maturation factor RimM (Essential for efficient processing of 16S rRNA) — translation MTKEECFYLGKIVGKFSFKGEVLIKLDTDEPETYTEMESVFIDYNENLVPFFIDSSSLHKSSLLRVKFEDIETEEDAEDLIGAELYLPLTFLPQLEDDKFYFHEIIGFEVIDAGHGNIGTIVSINDSTAQALFEIKKGDKEILVPMNDEFIQKVDKPNRKIYLKTPEGLIDLYLG, via the coding sequence ATGACAAAGGAAGAATGCTTCTACCTGGGTAAAATCGTTGGGAAATTTAGCTTTAAAGGCGAGGTATTGATAAAACTTGATACCGACGAGCCTGAAACTTACACCGAAATGGAATCAGTGTTCATTGACTACAATGAAAATCTGGTTCCATTTTTTATTGATTCCTCTTCCCTTCATAAAAGTTCACTTCTGCGTGTCAAATTTGAAGATATCGAAACCGAAGAAGATGCAGAAGATCTTATTGGTGCCGAATTGTATCTTCCTCTTACTTTTCTACCCCAACTTGAAGATGATAAATTCTATTTCCATGAGATTATTGGTTTTGAAGTAATAGATGCCGGGCATGGTAATATAGGCACTATCGTTTCAATAAACGACTCCACTGCACAGGCTCTTTTCGAAATAAAAAAAGGAGATAAAGAAATCCTGGTGCCGATGAATGACGAATTCATACAAAAAGTAGATAAGCCCAACCGGAAGATTTATCTAAAAACTCCTGAAGGACTTATCGATCTTTATTTAGGTTAA
- a CDS encoding 30S ribosomal protein S16, translating to MPVKIRLQRHGKKGKPFFWIVAADSRAKRDGKFLEKLGTYNPNTNPATIDLDVDGAVQWLQNGAQPTDTARAILSYKGALLKKHLAVGVRKGALTEEQAEEKFKAWLEEKEGKIGAKKENLTKQEEEAKAKALEAEKEVNAKREAAAREAEEAEAAANAEAEAAEATDEATVEQAEEEAGAATAEEAKTEEKKDA from the coding sequence ATGCCAGTAAAAATAAGATTACAAAGACACGGAAAAAAAGGAAAACCTTTTTTCTGGATTGTCGCTGCAGATTCACGTGCCAAGAGAGACGGTAAATTCCTCGAAAAACTCGGAACCTACAACCCTAACACCAATCCCGCAACTATCGATTTAGATGTAGACGGTGCTGTACAATGGTTGCAAAATGGTGCCCAGCCAACCGATACCGCTCGCGCGATCCTTTCTTACAAAGGAGCTTTACTTAAAAAACACCTTGCTGTAGGTGTTCGAAAAGGAGCTTTGACTGAAGAGCAGGCTGAAGAGAAATTCAAAGCCTGGTTAGAGGAAAAAGAAGGTAAAATTGGTGCTAAAAAAGAGAATCTAACAAAACAGGAAGAAGAAGCTAAAGCAAAAGCTCTTGAAGCAGAAAAAGAAGTGAACGCCAAGCGTGAAGCTGCTGCCAGGGAAGCTGAAGAAGCAGAAGCTGCGGCTAATGCCGAGGCTGAAGCTGCCGAAGCTACCGATGAAGCCACTGTTGAACAGGCTGAAGAGGAAGCTGGAGCTGCAACTGCTGAAGAAGCTAAAACCGAAGAGAAAAAAGACGCTTAA
- a CDS encoding ferritin-like domain-containing protein produces the protein MSYSKEISGKLNGLLEKNYDAEKGYKKAAEKVKDDRLRKFFTQRAKERYDFGHELKAEIKNFGEQPDKGTSLKGDAHRSWMNLKASLTSDKDEAVLEEAVRGEKAAVDEYEDVLKSKDIPASTGNILMKQKNAIVASLNEVKTLEKQV, from the coding sequence ATGAGTTATTCAAAAGAAATATCCGGTAAACTGAATGGATTGCTGGAGAAAAATTACGACGCCGAGAAAGGCTATAAAAAAGCGGCGGAAAAGGTTAAAGATGATCGCTTAAGGAAATTCTTTACCCAAAGAGCCAAAGAGAGATATGATTTTGGCCATGAGCTAAAAGCCGAAATTAAGAATTTTGGTGAACAACCCGATAAAGGCACCAGTCTGAAAGGCGACGCCCACAGATCGTGGATGAATTTAAAAGCCAGCCTCACGTCAGATAAAGATGAGGCCGTTTTGGAAGAAGCTGTGCGCGGAGAAAAAGCTGCTGTAGATGAATATGAAGATGTCTTAAAATCGAAAGATATTCCTGCTTCCACTGGAAATATTTTGATGAAGCAAAAGAACGCTATTGTAGCCTCTCTTAATGAAGTAAAAACTTTGGAAAAACAGGTGTAA